The following are encoded in a window of Microcoleus sp. bin38.metabat.b11b12b14.051 genomic DNA:
- a CDS encoding efflux RND transporter periplasmic adaptor subunit yields the protein MIVSPKKEAAQVKVEDTQIADTKAPETKIADKKTAQKQSPKKPARKMPRWAIGLVAAGLLAVPTTLYISKSRSQPKVDAIAAMTVPVEAQNLTVRITSSGTVQPVQRVNLSPKGSGRIAELFVEQGDRVEAGQMVARMESRDVEAQLAQAKAREASIRAKLAKIEAGNRSEDIASARARVEQAQATLAQLQAGSRVEEVAGARARLQQTQARLEQLKAGSRVEEVSQGRARLAQAQARLADAQTGSVKQEIAQAQTQIESSKAQAELTAQRVERNRPLVQEGALAQDKLDELIKENRTAQAKVREAQKRLQQLQESRESQIQQLQAAVEVEQQGLKQLQNGTRSEEITKAEAEVAEAKSKLAQTENGNRPEEIAKAQAAVAEAKSQLAVQENGARPEEIASAKADLAEAQAQVRFQEVQLEDTKVRAPFAGVITQRYAIQGAFVTPATSASEATSATSTSIVALARDVEVLAKVPEADISQIKPGQIVEIVADAYPDKVFKGRVKLIAPEAVKERDVTLFQVRVAIDTGKDFLQSGMNVDLKFVGQKLSNALVVPTVAIVTNKGQTGVLVPDEKQQPKFKPVTVGSTIGNKIQILEGAKTGDRVFTELPAGKKLEDIIKNQK from the coding sequence ATGATCGTTAGCCCCAAAAAGGAAGCTGCTCAGGTCAAGGTGGAAGATACTCAGATTGCAGACACCAAGGCCCCAGAGACAAAAATTGCAGATAAAAAAACCGCCCAAAAGCAGTCCCCTAAGAAACCCGCACGGAAGATGCCGCGATGGGCGATCGGTTTGGTTGCAGCCGGGTTGCTAGCTGTACCGACTACCTTATATATATCAAAAAGTCGATCGCAGCCGAAAGTAGATGCGATCGCAGCAATGACAGTGCCGGTGGAAGCGCAAAACCTGACGGTGCGGATCACCTCTAGCGGGACAGTGCAACCCGTACAGCGCGTGAATCTCAGCCCCAAAGGCTCCGGCCGGATCGCAGAGTTATTTGTCGAACAGGGCGATCGCGTGGAAGCAGGACAAATGGTCGCCCGTATGGAAAGCCGCGACGTGGAAGCTCAACTCGCCCAAGCCAAAGCCCGCGAAGCCAGCATTCGAGCTAAACTTGCCAAAATTGAAGCTGGAAATCGATCGGAAGACATCGCCAGCGCCCGCGCGCGTGTAGAGCAAGCCCAGGCTACTCTAGCGCAACTCCAAGCCGGCAGTCGTGTAGAAGAAGTTGCAGGAGCCAGAGCCCGATTGCAGCAAACTCAAGCCCGTTTAGAGCAACTCAAAGCCGGCAGTCGCGTAGAAGAAGTCAGCCAAGGGCGAGCTCGTCTAGCCCAAGCTCAAGCGCGTTTAGCAGACGCTCAAACTGGCAGTGTCAAACAAGAAATTGCCCAAGCACAAACGCAAATTGAATCGAGTAAAGCCCAAGCTGAACTAACAGCTCAGCGGGTGGAACGCAACCGCCCATTAGTGCAAGAAGGTGCTCTTGCTCAAGATAAACTCGATGAGTTGATCAAAGAAAATCGCACGGCTCAAGCTAAGGTAAGAGAAGCCCAAAAACGCTTGCAACAACTGCAAGAAAGTCGCGAGTCGCAAATTCAGCAACTGCAAGCTGCTGTGGAAGTAGAACAGCAAGGATTGAAGCAGTTACAAAACGGCACGCGATCGGAAGAAATTACCAAAGCCGAAGCAGAAGTTGCCGAAGCTAAAAGCAAATTAGCACAAACCGAAAACGGCAACCGTCCAGAAGAAATCGCTAAAGCCCAAGCCGCAGTTGCTGAAGCAAAAAGCCAATTAGCCGTACAAGAAAACGGCGCTCGCCCTGAAGAAATAGCCTCCGCTAAAGCTGATTTAGCCGAAGCTCAAGCTCAAGTCCGCTTCCAAGAAGTGCAGTTAGAAGATACGAAAGTTCGCGCTCCTTTTGCAGGAGTTATTACCCAAAGATACGCGATTCAAGGAGCTTTTGTAACTCCAGCAACTTCGGCATCCGAGGCGACTTCGGCAACTTCGACATCGATTGTCGCTCTGGCTAGAGATGTGGAAGTTTTGGCGAAAGTCCCGGAGGCAGATATCAGTCAAATTAAACCGGGTCAAATAGTTGAAATTGTGGCTGATGCTTATCCCGATAAAGTGTTTAAAGGCCGCGTTAAGTTAATTGCGCCGGAAGCGGTGAAAGAGCGAGATGTAACTCTGTTTCAAGTGCGCGTTGCGATTGACACGGGCAAGGATTTCTTGCAGTCTGGAATGAATGTAGATTTGAAATTTGTCGGTCAAAAGCTCAGCAATGCTTTGGTTGTTCCAACGGTGGCCATTGTGACTAATAAGGGTCAAACCGGCGTGCTGGTTCCCGATGAGAAGCAGCAGCCGAAGTTTAAGCCTGTGACTGTTGGCTCGACTATTGGTAACAAGATTCAGATTTTAGAGGGTGCTAAAACGGGCGATCGGGTTTTTACTGAACTTCCGGCTGGTAAAAAGTTGGAGGATATTATTAAGAATCAAAAGTAG
- a CDS encoding ABC transporter permease, whose translation MDIVESVKMAVTTLTANKLRSSLTMLGIIIGNASVISMIGIGEGAQTYIAGQVNSLGSNLLFIIPGSPDAQSRPVIPPQTLVLDDALAIASQVPSVEQVAPTLNDSQIVTYRNKNVSSSIVGTTPEFLSVRSFDIAQGRFLNKLDLERQENVVALGSEAAEQLFGNTQPVGQYVRIKNATFQVIGVMQAKGSSFGDNQDMNVYLPLTTMANRIVGRSSPYGTKVTFISVSVKDEKLMRAAQFQIENLLRLRHNITKEDDFTVRNQKDLMKTLGSITGALTLMLAFVAAISLFVGGIGIMNIMLVSVTERTKEIGLRKAIGASPQDILIQFMIEAVILSAAGGAIGTGFGIGGVFLVSAFSPLQASVSPVAIALAVGVSGSIGLFFGIVPAKQAAKLDPIVALRSA comes from the coding sequence ATGGATATTGTTGAAAGTGTCAAAATGGCTGTCACAACTTTGACAGCTAATAAGCTCCGCAGTAGCTTGACGATGTTAGGAATTATCATCGGTAATGCTTCCGTAATTTCGATGATTGGTATTGGCGAAGGAGCTCAAACCTATATTGCGGGACAGGTTAACTCTTTGGGTTCCAACTTGCTGTTTATCATTCCCGGAAGTCCAGATGCCCAAAGTCGCCCGGTGATTCCTCCTCAGACTTTGGTGTTGGATGATGCTCTGGCGATCGCCTCTCAAGTTCCTTCTGTCGAACAAGTTGCACCCACTCTCAATGACAGTCAAATCGTTACTTACCGCAATAAAAACGTTTCGTCTTCGATTGTGGGAACTACTCCCGAGTTTTTGTCGGTAAGAAGCTTTGATATTGCTCAAGGTCGATTTTTAAACAAGTTAGATTTAGAAAGACAAGAAAATGTAGTTGCTTTAGGCTCAGAAGCTGCTGAACAATTGTTTGGGAATACGCAGCCTGTCGGTCAATATGTCCGCATAAAAAACGCGACTTTTCAAGTAATTGGAGTGATGCAGGCGAAAGGTTCGAGTTTTGGTGACAATCAAGATATGAATGTTTATTTGCCGCTAACAACGATGGCTAACCGCATTGTCGGTCGCTCGTCTCCTTACGGCACTAAGGTAACATTTATTTCGGTTTCGGTGAAAGATGAGAAGTTAATGAGGGCGGCGCAATTTCAAATAGAAAATTTGCTGCGCTTGCGCCACAATATTACTAAAGAGGATGATTTTACTGTCCGAAATCAGAAGGATTTAATGAAGACTTTGGGCAGCATTACTGGTGCTTTGACTCTGATGTTGGCTTTTGTGGCGGCAATTTCGCTGTTTGTCGGCGGCATCGGGATTATGAATATAATGCTGGTTTCGGTGACTGAACGTACTAAGGAAATTGGATTGCGAAAGGCGATCGGTGCTTCTCCTCAGGATATTCTGATTCAGTTTATGATTGAGGCTGTGATTTTGTCGGCGGCTGGTGGCGCGATCGGTACTGGGTTTGGTATCGGCGGTGTGTTTTTGGTGTCTGCTTTTAGTCCTTTGCAAGCTAGCGTGTCTCCAGTGGCGATCGCCCTTGCGGTTGGTGTTTCTGGTAGCATTGGCTTGTTTTTCGGCATCGTACCCGCAAAACAAGCTGCTAAATTAGACCCGATTGTCGCATTGAGAAGCGCTTAA
- a CDS encoding ABC transporter permease, whose product MNFIESVKMAGQTLLANKTRSSLTMIGMIVGNASVIAMIGIGEGAQNFVGGQVKSLGTNVLIVRAGVPNASRSSIRNAPQTLIVEDGKAIATQVPSVQGVSAELNSSELVRYGNKNVSSLIFGTIPEFLTVRNFEMAKGRFLTELDVKQNNQVVVLGSELAEKLFANTNPLGEQVRVKNVSMKVIGVFAPKGTSFGTNYDNSAVVPIATMANRIVGRKSPYGLAVTSLFISIQDESKMDAAQFQVENLLRLRHKITTEDDFTVRNQKDLMATMGSISGALTLMLTAVASISLLVGGIGIMNIMLVSVSERTQEIGLRKAIGASQNDILFQFIIEAVILSAAGGIVGTCVGVGGILLVGNFTPLQAGISPVAIALAVSVSGTVGLFFGVVPARQAAKLDPIAALRSA is encoded by the coding sequence ATGAATTTTATTGAAAGCGTTAAAATGGCCGGTCAAACACTGCTCGCAAACAAAACTCGCAGCAGTTTAACGATGATTGGGATGATTGTGGGAAATGCCTCGGTAATTGCGATGATTGGGATTGGAGAAGGTGCTCAAAATTTTGTGGGCGGACAAGTTAAATCCCTGGGTACAAATGTATTGATTGTGAGAGCCGGAGTGCCTAATGCTAGCCGCAGTTCGATTAGAAATGCGCCTCAAACACTTATAGTAGAAGATGGTAAGGCGATCGCAACTCAAGTCCCGTCGGTACAAGGCGTCTCCGCAGAACTCAACAGTTCTGAACTTGTTCGCTACGGTAACAAAAATGTGTCGTCTCTGATTTTCGGCACAATTCCAGAATTTCTGACTGTCAGAAACTTTGAGATGGCTAAAGGGCGATTTTTGACGGAACTCGATGTCAAGCAAAACAATCAAGTTGTGGTTCTTGGTTCAGAATTAGCCGAAAAACTGTTTGCTAATACCAATCCCCTCGGCGAACAAGTGCGAGTCAAAAATGTCAGCATGAAAGTAATTGGAGTATTTGCGCCCAAAGGCACATCTTTTGGTACAAATTATGATAACTCGGCGGTTGTGCCGATCGCCACAATGGCCAACCGGATTGTCGGGCGAAAGTCTCCCTACGGTTTAGCTGTCACTTCGCTGTTTATTTCGATTCAAGATGAGTCGAAAATGGATGCTGCTCAATTTCAGGTGGAAAATTTGCTGAGATTGCGACACAAGATTACCACAGAAGATGACTTTACGGTCAGAAATCAGAAAGATTTAATGGCAACAATGGGATCGATTTCCGGGGCCCTGACACTGATGTTAACTGCTGTGGCTAGTATTTCGCTGTTGGTGGGGGGAATTGGGATTATGAACATTATGCTGGTTTCCGTCAGCGAGCGCACCCAGGAAATTGGGCTGAGAAAGGCGATCGGAGCATCCCAAAACGATATTTTGTTTCAATTCATTATCGAAGCTGTAATTTTATCGGCGGCGGGCGGGATTGTCGGTACTTGTGTAGGTGTCGGCGGGATCTTGCTTGTAGGTAATTTCACGCCCCTGCAAGCTGGTATTTCGCCTGTGGCGATCGCCCTGGCTGTTAGCGTATCGGGTACAGTAGGCCTCTTTTTCGGCGTTGTTCCGGCACGTCAGGCCGCCAAACTTGACCCCATCGCCGCTTTAAGAAGTGCTTAA
- a CDS encoding phosphatase PAP2 family protein, with product MTSLTGTPKFDYLEGTSGSDQINGLDGNDIIYGSGGDDFLQGDRGKDKICGDSGNDSIFGGADDDIIWGGKGNDLIFANSGNDILDAGKGSDTLSGGEGDDIFTIGKGSGGPTVATADYITDFEKGKDKIRLLDGLTFGDLNIQQGTNANSNSTVIQDKLTGEYLAVLQGVNSNTVTPDNFTTYLSGNPIRDWNTTMLDAIRTASTPPPLASRNMAMVSAAIYDAVNSISKKYTPYRVSIDAPAGASEQAAAAAAAQQVLVSLYPAQAAKFDAAYQSSLFTIPDGKSKDDGIALGRQVADQIISWRSTDGATKVVPYTPKNAPGSWQPTPPALAAALAPQWPSVTPFAMTSGSQFRPSGPPALDSAKYAEELNFVKEIGKIDSLTRTPDQTAIAKFWANGSGTFTPPGHWNQIASEASALVGTSLEDSARLFALLNIAEADAAITSWDSKYQYDFWRPVTAIRQADRDNNPDTTIDDKWTPLLITPPFSEYTSGHSTFSGAAEPVMNSVFGADFGFANKGDKSINSLRTFENFAQAADESGMSRIFGGIHFMSANVDGLSSGRKVGNYVVQNFLV from the coding sequence ATGACATCTCTTACCGGTACTCCTAAATTCGACTATCTCGAAGGAACTTCAGGCTCAGATCAAATTAATGGTTTGGATGGCAATGACATAATATACGGCAGCGGCGGAGACGACTTCCTCCAAGGCGATCGCGGTAAAGACAAAATCTGTGGCGACTCCGGCAACGATTCAATTTTCGGCGGTGCAGACGACGATATCATCTGGGGCGGCAAAGGCAACGACCTAATTTTTGCCAATTCCGGCAACGACATCCTCGACGCCGGCAAAGGAAGCGATACTCTCAGCGGTGGTGAAGGCGATGACATTTTTACGATCGGCAAAGGTAGCGGCGGCCCAACCGTAGCCACGGCAGACTACATCACCGACTTCGAGAAAGGCAAGGACAAAATTCGGTTGCTCGACGGCCTGACATTTGGAGACTTAAACATCCAGCAAGGCACAAACGCTAACAGCAACAGCACCGTTATTCAAGACAAACTCACAGGCGAATATTTAGCAGTGTTGCAGGGAGTCAACAGCAACACCGTCACCCCCGACAACTTCACAACTTATCTTTCGGGAAACCCTATCAGAGATTGGAACACAACGATGCTGGATGCCATCCGGACAGCCAGCACCCCGCCTCCGCTAGCCTCCCGCAACATGGCAATGGTTTCCGCAGCAATTTACGATGCGGTGAACTCGATTAGCAAAAAATACACCCCTTACCGCGTCAGCATAGATGCACCCGCAGGCGCGTCAGAACAAGCAGCAGCAGCAGCAGCAGCCCAACAGGTATTAGTCAGCCTCTATCCAGCACAAGCAGCAAAATTCGATGCAGCATACCAATCATCTCTGTTTACAATTCCTGACGGCAAATCCAAAGATGACGGCATCGCCCTCGGGAGACAAGTTGCTGACCAAATTATCAGTTGGCGGAGTACAGACGGCGCCACAAAAGTAGTACCGTACACCCCTAAAAATGCTCCCGGCAGTTGGCAGCCGACTCCCCCAGCCCTGGCTGCGGCGCTGGCGCCCCAGTGGCCTAGCGTGACTCCTTTTGCGATGACTAGCGGCTCTCAGTTCCGCCCGTCGGGCCCGCCCGCCCTCGATAGCGCCAAGTACGCAGAGGAACTAAACTTCGTCAAAGAAATCGGCAAAATTGACAGTCTGACGCGCACCCCAGACCAAACTGCGATCGCCAAATTCTGGGCCAACGGCTCAGGTACTTTTACTCCTCCCGGCCACTGGAACCAAATAGCCTCAGAAGCATCAGCCCTCGTCGGCACGTCCTTGGAAGATAGCGCCCGCTTGTTCGCCCTGCTGAATATTGCCGAAGCCGATGCAGCTATTACCTCCTGGGATTCCAAGTATCAGTACGACTTCTGGCGCCCAGTAACAGCGATTCGCCAAGCTGACAGAGACAACAATCCCGACACGACAATCGACGACAAATGGACGCCACTGTTGATAACACCGCCCTTCTCGGAATACACGTCAGGCCACAGTACCTTTAGCGGTGCCGCCGAACCCGTCATGAACTCTGTATTTGGTGCAGATTTTGGGTTTGCCAACAAGGGAGACAAATCTATCAACAGTTTGCGAACCTTTGAAAACTTTGCCCAAGCGGCGGATGAATCGGGGATGAGTCGCATTTTCGGAGGCATTCATTTCATGAGTGCTAACGTAGACGGTTTGAGTTCTGGTAGAAAGGTGGGTAACTATGTTGTCCAGAATTTCTTAGTTTAG
- a CDS encoding glycerol-3-phosphate acyltransferase produces MPLLTIALLLVASFALGALPLTRWAVQLLGGKDLRRLGTGNAGVSAAFIHGGKLAGIAAVLAEIARGILPVLAGRFWFPDAPAIAIALLIPLVAARYAIARGGGVTNAVWGLLVFSPPVAVCSGIWGLLVWGLADRFWEKGDRARLFASRCGCLCTPIWVWVWRQSLPEFSAAAGLGVLLAAINLSQGDDMALSKSEQLFSLDDSLDAGICGDKAARLSQLKRAGFNVPAGWILASKEEGRRKKEEGRRKKEEGRGEREERRGNEGNADRISINNSVIQNLKSKISNRMIVRSSAAGEDGDISSAAGQYETIGPVLTEAELLDGINRCRQSYWSSEAVAYRRQRQIPDTQMAVLIQPYIEGKVAGVMFSRNPLDGGSQIIIEALPGGAESVVGGQVTPLHLEVDFTQPENLERNLNELEISSIIDKQIIAELLKLAQTIEAFFHGIPQDIEWSWDGEKVWILQSRPITNLQPFWTRTIAAEVIPGAIRPLTWSINRPLTCGVWGEIFSVVLGDRAAGLNFKETATLLGSHAYFNATLLGEIFRMMGLPEQGLEFLLRGQKMGKPPLMKVLPNLPGLWRLVQRERALNAEFEVDRTSIFQPALQSLLKEEGRGKKEEGKGSREEEILMPNGQCPMPNAQFPIPNYQYLSELLDKSEKIQEWLKPITYYNILGPIGLAIRKAIFRVNDEWLVNDTAPEIASVRALQQLAQKLREVAISQSGENVSAAQLAQIFAETPALQAEFEQWLDSYGYLSEVGTDIAVPTWREQPETYRKLLVTMAHKSAVANLPATDKLSLTFAQKWRLDKCQQRATVKSQISEIYARLLAYLRWTFLDIEACGLEMQVFQEPGDIFYLEFGEIQQWIRSGASVSFQETIRLRRDRLLTDRDRPIPPVVYGNLLPTSRKRSIDPATSTTGIMQGIPASIGCVEGFVKICRSVTTELGENAIAVVPYTDAGWAPLLLGATAIIAEVGGQLSHGAIVAREYKIPAVMNVAEATTRLRDGQKVRVDGYLGTVELLD; encoded by the coding sequence ATGCCGTTGTTGACGATCGCATTGCTGCTAGTTGCCAGTTTTGCTCTGGGTGCTTTGCCGCTGACTCGCTGGGCGGTGCAACTCCTGGGTGGCAAGGATTTGAGGCGGTTGGGTACCGGGAATGCGGGCGTGTCGGCTGCTTTCATTCACGGGGGGAAGTTGGCGGGGATTGCTGCGGTGTTGGCGGAAATTGCCCGGGGTATTTTGCCTGTTTTGGCGGGGCGGTTTTGGTTTCCTGATGCGCCTGCGATCGCGATCGCCCTGTTGATTCCTCTAGTGGCCGCCAGATATGCGATCGCCCGAGGTGGAGGCGTCACTAACGCTGTTTGGGGTCTTTTGGTATTTTCGCCACCGGTGGCTGTTTGTTCGGGCATTTGGGGGCTACTGGTGTGGGGTTTGGCAGATCGGTTCTGGGAAAAGGGCGATCGGGCGAGACTGTTTGCTTCTCGCTGTGGCTGTCTGTGTACGCCCATCTGGGTTTGGGTGTGGCGTCAATCTTTGCCGGAATTCTCAGCAGCAGCAGGATTGGGAGTTTTATTAGCAGCAATTAATCTCAGTCAGGGTGATGATATGGCTTTGTCTAAATCGGAACAATTGTTTTCTCTCGATGACTCGTTGGATGCTGGAATCTGCGGCGATAAGGCTGCTAGGTTGTCTCAGCTAAAACGCGCTGGTTTTAATGTTCCTGCTGGCTGGATTTTGGCATCGAAGGAAGAAGGAAGAAGGAAGAAGGAAGAAGGAAGAAGGAAGAAGGAAGAAGGAAGAGGGGAGAGGGAAGAGAGGAGAGGGAATGAGGGAAATGCCGATCGCATTTCAATCAATAATTCTGTCATCCAAAATCTGAAATCGAAGATATCCAACCGCATGATTGTGCGCTCTTCGGCGGCGGGAGAAGATGGCGATATTAGTTCCGCAGCCGGACAATATGAAACCATCGGGCCTGTTTTGACTGAAGCAGAATTGCTCGATGGCATTAACCGCTGCCGCCAGTCTTATTGGAGTTCGGAAGCTGTGGCTTACCGCCGCCAACGACAAATCCCAGATACTCAAATGGCTGTCTTGATTCAGCCTTATATTGAGGGCAAAGTTGCCGGAGTTATGTTCAGTCGCAATCCTTTAGATGGCGGTTCCCAGATAATTATTGAAGCTTTGCCGGGAGGTGCGGAATCTGTTGTTGGTGGACAAGTTACTCCGCTACATTTGGAAGTTGATTTTACTCAGCCTGAAAATTTAGAACGAAATTTAAACGAACTCGAAATTAGTTCAATTATTGACAAACAAATTATAGCTGAATTACTCAAACTAGCGCAAACAATAGAAGCTTTTTTTCACGGCATCCCGCAGGATATTGAGTGGAGTTGGGACGGGGAAAAAGTTTGGATTTTGCAAAGCCGCCCGATTACTAATTTGCAGCCGTTTTGGACTCGCACTATTGCCGCAGAAGTGATTCCCGGTGCCATTCGCCCGCTAACTTGGTCGATTAATCGGCCGCTGACTTGTGGGGTTTGGGGAGAGATTTTTAGCGTGGTTTTGGGCGATCGCGCGGCTGGTCTAAATTTCAAGGAAACAGCGACTTTGCTGGGTTCCCACGCCTATTTTAACGCGACTTTGTTGGGCGAGATCTTTCGGATGATGGGATTGCCGGAGCAGGGTTTGGAGTTTTTGCTCAGAGGGCAGAAGATGGGTAAGCCGCCTTTGATGAAAGTTTTGCCGAATTTGCCCGGTTTGTGGCGTCTGGTGCAGCGTGAACGGGCGCTGAATGCAGAATTTGAGGTCGATCGCACTTCGATATTTCAGCCCGCTCTGCAAAGTCTTTTGAAGGAAGAAGGAAGAGGGAAGAAGGAAGAAGGAAAAGGTTCGAGGGAAGAAGAAATATTAATGCCCAATGGCCAATGCCCAATGCCCAATGCCCAATTCCCAATTCCCAATTATCAGTATCTGTCGGAGTTGTTGGATAAATCTGAAAAAATTCAGGAGTGGCTGAAGCCGATTACTTACTACAATATCTTAGGGCCGATCGGGCTGGCAATTCGCAAAGCAATTTTTCGGGTTAACGATGAATGGCTGGTTAATGATACTGCTCCAGAAATCGCTTCGGTGCGAGCTTTGCAGCAGTTGGCTCAAAAGTTGCGAGAAGTTGCGATTTCGCAGTCGGGCGAGAATGTTTCAGCAGCACAGTTAGCACAGATATTTGCTGAAACTCCGGCTTTACAAGCAGAGTTTGAACAGTGGCTTGATAGTTATGGATATTTGAGTGAAGTGGGAACGGATATCGCTGTTCCCACTTGGCGGGAACAGCCGGAAACTTACCGCAAATTGCTGGTAACTATGGCTCATAAATCTGCTGTTGCTAATTTACCAGCAACTGATAAATTAAGTTTGACTTTTGCTCAAAAGTGGCGTTTAGATAAATGTCAGCAACGAGCTACAGTCAAAAGCCAAATTAGCGAAATTTACGCCCGGTTGTTGGCTTACCTGCGCTGGACTTTTCTAGATATTGAAGCTTGCGGATTGGAAATGCAGGTGTTTCAGGAACCTGGTGATATTTTTTATCTGGAATTTGGGGAGATTCAGCAGTGGATTCGCAGCGGTGCGAGTGTTTCTTTTCAGGAGACGATTCGGCTGAGGCGCGATCGCCTGTTAACCGATCGCGATCGCCCGATTCCCCCTGTAGTCTACGGCAATTTACTGCCAACTTCTCGCAAAAGGTCGATCGACCCCGCAACATCTACAACCGGTATCATGCAGGGAATCCCCGCCAGTATCGGCTGCGTCGAAGGTTTTGTCAAGATTTGCCGGAGTGTCACCACAGAGTTAGGCGAAAATGCGATCGCTGTAGTACCTTATACCGATGCTGGTTGGGCGCCACTGCTATTGGGAGCAACAGCAATTATAGCCGAAGTTGGCGGCCAATTGTCTCACGGAGCGATCGTTGCTCGCGAGTACAAAATTCCGGCTGTGATGAATGTTGCTGAAGCCACAACTCGCCTGCGAGACGGTCAAAAAGTGCGAGTTGACGGATATCTCGGTACTGTTGAATTGCTCGATTGA
- a CDS encoding HD domain-containing phosphohydrolase codes for MNPESTLARLQATLPDGKLPSSYGVYFKNTLVALCHALEDHILQTSSGDDLALKPLVLVTFQQGKWYLQEADRYFDIANASRQVVIGAVADSGFATHKTGHLENVSLIELDEIDPIIQEWNLIILAPTYKAMVLCRELSDEEYLPEGKPEVDTERKFYGLWSFDQSLVSASAEIFIEQTRHYNPTLADSLLEIHHSILATKGPPLADISGVVSRIVTYLQSSQQQMVAINRQTRDLWELEGQALRVSRNLNANKLQAFLRMAQRVDERDTSNPTASLQVAALSETLGQLLDLPALQLRRLRLAGLLFRVGLVSAPNEVFDRTSDKFDQGTLSFWRDRSFIGSQLLQAMPELSPVAEIVKHKLENWDGSGRPEGLRGEEIPIASRIVGLVACFQDLTQPRGDRPALSLTAALEKCREFSGTRFDPALVETLGNVVRLADMGLMELPTRPSQLPNIWLEDLGDRAPAAAPAL; via the coding sequence ATGAATCCAGAATCAACTCTCGCCAGACTACAAGCTACACTTCCCGACGGAAAACTGCCTTCGAGCTACGGGGTATACTTCAAAAACACTCTCGTAGCCCTGTGTCACGCCCTGGAAGACCACATCTTGCAAACCAGCAGCGGCGACGATCTCGCACTCAAACCACTGGTTTTGGTGACGTTTCAGCAGGGAAAGTGGTATTTGCAGGAAGCCGATCGCTATTTCGATATTGCTAATGCCTCTCGACAGGTTGTTATCGGTGCAGTAGCCGACAGCGGTTTCGCTACCCACAAAACCGGTCATTTAGAAAATGTATCTTTAATAGAACTCGATGAGATCGACCCGATCATCCAAGAATGGAATTTAATCATTCTCGCCCCGACATACAAAGCAATGGTGCTTTGTCGCGAACTTTCAGACGAGGAATACTTGCCAGAGGGCAAGCCAGAAGTCGATACAGAGCGAAAATTCTACGGTTTGTGGTCATTTGACCAGTCCTTGGTGTCGGCGTCAGCAGAAATTTTTATAGAACAAACGCGACATTATAATCCCACGCTAGCTGACAGTTTGCTGGAAATTCACCACTCGATTCTTGCTACCAAAGGCCCGCCCTTGGCAGACATTAGCGGCGTAGTATCGCGCATCGTCACCTACCTGCAAAGTTCTCAGCAGCAAATGGTGGCAATTAACCGCCAAACCCGCGATTTGTGGGAATTGGAAGGTCAAGCTTTGCGCGTCAGCCGCAATTTGAACGCCAACAAACTGCAAGCTTTTCTGCGGATGGCCCAGCGCGTAGACGAACGCGATACCTCAAATCCCACAGCGTCTTTGCAGGTGGCGGCTTTGTCGGAAACTTTGGGTCAATTGTTGGATTTGCCAGCTTTACAGTTGCGTCGTCTGCGGCTGGCGGGATTGCTGTTTCGAGTCGGCTTAGTTTCGGCGCCAAATGAAGTATTCGATCGCACTTCCGATAAATTCGACCAAGGAACTCTCTCATTCTGGCGCGATCGTAGTTTCATCGGTTCCCAACTCCTGCAAGCAATGCCGGAGCTATCACCAGTCGCCGAAATTGTCAAGCACAAACTCGAAAACTGGGACGGCAGTGGTAGGCCAGAAGGTTTGCGAGGCGAAGAGATACCGATTGCTTCGCGGATTGTCGGGTTAGTCGCTTGTTTTCAAGATTTGACTCAACCGCGGGGCGATCGTCCGGCTTTGAGTTTGACAGCAGCTTTGGAAAAGTGCCGCGAATTTTCAGGCACTCGCTTCGATCCAGCTTTGGTGGAAACTCTCGGTAACGTCGTCAGACTCGCAGACATGGGCTTGATGGAGTTACCAACGCGCCCTAGCCAACTGCCTAATATCTGGTTGGAAGATTTGGGCGATCGCGCTCCGGCAGCAGCCCCTGCCTTATAA